In Rhodoligotrophos defluvii, a genomic segment contains:
- the speB gene encoding agmatinase — protein MARPKLNLPYTGITSFGKFPIVTDLSSFDADVGILGIPFDMTTQYRSGAKMGPRGVRDSSSIYSFGLAGSYDPERDDVYLGPPWRIVDCGDVDMVHGDLQACFENTREAVKAIADRGGMVVGIGGDHAVTIPILQGLADHGPFGIIQIDAHLDFVDERAGQRFGHGSPMRRASEMDHVTGMAQLGIRGIGSSGRVDFDAARAYGSVIMSPKEMRAVGIEETVNRIPQCDKYYVTIDIDGIDPSIAWGTGTPSPGGLYYDEVNALLEGIAKKGKVIGFDLVEVAPCYDTSGLTGQVAARIILDLIGFALKERERAGDVPRR, from the coding sequence ATGGCTAGGCCGAAACTCAACCTGCCCTATACGGGCATTACATCCTTCGGGAAGTTCCCCATCGTTACCGATCTTTCGAGCTTCGATGCCGATGTGGGCATCCTCGGCATCCCGTTCGACATGACCACCCAGTATCGCTCGGGCGCCAAGATGGGCCCTCGCGGCGTGCGCGATTCATCCTCGATCTATTCCTTCGGTCTTGCCGGCTCCTACGACCCGGAGCGGGACGATGTCTATCTCGGTCCGCCATGGCGCATCGTCGATTGCGGTGACGTGGACATGGTGCATGGCGACCTGCAGGCTTGTTTCGAGAACACCCGCGAGGCGGTGAAGGCCATTGCCGATCGCGGCGGCATGGTGGTGGGCATCGGCGGTGATCACGCGGTGACCATTCCGATCCTGCAGGGCTTGGCCGATCACGGCCCCTTCGGCATCATCCAGATCGATGCGCATCTCGATTTCGTCGACGAACGGGCCGGCCAGCGCTTCGGCCATGGCAGCCCCATGCGGCGTGCCTCTGAAATGGATCATGTCACCGGCATGGCGCAGCTCGGTATCCGCGGCATCGGGTCGAGCGGGCGTGTGGATTTCGATGCGGCGCGCGCTTATGGCAGCGTGATCATGAGCCCGAAGGAAATGCGCGCCGTCGGCATCGAGGAAACCGTCAACCGCATTCCCCAATGCGACAAGTACTATGTGACCATCGATATCGACGGCATTGACCCGTCGATCGCCTGGGGCACGGGAACGCCATCGCCCGGCGGCCTCTATTATGACGAGGTGAATGCGCTGCTCGAAGGCATCGCCAAGAAGGGCAAGGTGATCGGCTTCGACCTTGTCGAAGTGGCGCCCTGCTACGACACCTCTGGCCTCACGGGCCAGGTGGCTGCCCGTATCATCCTCGACCTCATCGGCTTTGCCTTGAAGGAGCGCGAACGCGCAGGAGATGTGCCCAGGCGATAA
- a CDS encoding glutathione S-transferase family protein has translation MLTLYSYPGLFGVADNNPFGLKIFAFLKLCRLPFRHEHVMDTRKAPRGQLPFIVDDGETIGDSDAIIAHLTTRHGLDIDHGLTQQQRDMGLLVNRTLDNLYWVMSYSRWKDPAFWPLFRDALLRTHAEITPEALEAAQQYNFQRYHYQGIGRYDPPAVYEKGLADLQVLARLLPQTGFFFGPKARSIDAALYGFIANVYFYDIDTPLKRFLLTQPHLVKHCQSIHAAVQD, from the coding sequence ATGCTGACCCTCTATTCCTATCCCGGCCTGTTCGGGGTCGCCGACAACAATCCTTTTGGGCTCAAGATCTTTGCCTTCCTGAAACTGTGCCGGCTGCCGTTCCGGCACGAGCACGTGATGGACACGCGCAAGGCGCCTCGCGGACAGCTGCCCTTCATTGTGGATGATGGCGAGACCATCGGCGACAGCGACGCCATCATCGCCCATCTGACCACTCGCCATGGGCTGGACATCGATCACGGGCTTACGCAGCAGCAACGGGATATGGGGCTGCTGGTTAATCGCACGCTCGATAATCTCTATTGGGTGATGTCCTATTCCCGCTGGAAGGACCCGGCCTTCTGGCCGCTGTTCAGGGATGCCCTATTACGGACCCATGCGGAGATCACCCCGGAAGCGCTCGAAGCGGCGCAGCAGTACAATTTTCAGCGTTATCACTATCAGGGCATCGGCCGCTACGACCCGCCGGCGGTCTATGAAAAGGGCCTGGCGGACCTGCAGGTGCTGGCGCGACTGTTGCCGCAGACCGGCTTCTTCTTCGGCCCGAAGGCCCGAAGCATCGATGCGGCGCTCTATGGTTTCATCGCCAACGTGTATTTCTATGACATCGACACGCCGCTGAAGCGCTTCCTGCTCACCCAGCCCCATCTCGTGAAGCACTGCCAGTCCATTCACGCCGCTGTACAGGATTAG
- a CDS encoding cupin domain-containing protein translates to MATPSKPTCRIVRPTHTYDGKQGLSYFQGIAAETVGSSGICMHLLTMPPGGRAKAHLHENHETAIYVLSGEVHTWFGDELEQHVVVKAGDLFYIPAGMPHLPANLSDEPASAVIARTDPNEQESVVLLPHLDGRVPT, encoded by the coding sequence TTGGCCACTCCATCGAAACCCACCTGCCGCATCGTTCGCCCGACCCATACCTATGACGGCAAGCAGGGCCTCAGCTATTTCCAAGGGATCGCCGCGGAAACGGTCGGGTCCTCGGGCATCTGCATGCATCTCCTCACGATGCCGCCCGGCGGCCGCGCCAAGGCGCATCTCCACGAGAATCACGAGACCGCGATCTATGTGCTGAGCGGCGAGGTCCACACTTGGTTTGGCGACGAGCTCGAGCAGCACGTGGTCGTCAAGGCTGGAGACCTCTTCTACATTCCCGCCGGCATGCCGCACCTTCCGGCCAATCTCAGCGACGAGCCGGCAAGCGCCGTGATCGCCCGCACCGACCCCAACGAGCAGGAAAGCGTGGTCCTGCTGCCGCATCTGGACGGGCGCGTGCCGACGTGA
- a CDS encoding GNAT family N-acetyltransferase, with the protein MSGEVRDNPDRSRFELEVDGQIVRADYRRHGSSVIITHVEAPPSLRGTGAADRLMRGIVAMAEQEDWQLVPVCGYAAAWLRHHARRRERRGTSQ; encoded by the coding sequence GTGAGCGGCGAGGTGCGGGACAATCCGGACAGGAGCAGGTTCGAGCTCGAGGTCGATGGGCAGATCGTTCGCGCCGATTACCGCCGGCACGGCTCCAGTGTCATCATCACCCATGTGGAAGCACCGCCGTCGCTTCGTGGCACCGGAGCGGCCGACCGCCTCATGAGAGGTATCGTGGCCATGGCCGAGCAGGAGGACTGGCAGCTCGTGCCGGTCTGCGGCTATGCGGCCGCCTGGCTGCGGCATCACGCCCGCCGGCGCGAGCGCAGGGGCACAAGCCAGTAG
- a CDS encoding DHCW motif cupin fold protein, whose product MKIPETPFTIANWAELPAAVYPGETGQAEWREINVGDLRIRQVDYSPDYVADHWCDRGHVLYVLSGELVVELKDGRSFTLLPGTSFHVSDYGDAPHRACSRQGAQVFIVD is encoded by the coding sequence ATGAAAATACCGGAGACGCCGTTTACCATCGCGAACTGGGCCGAGCTGCCGGCAGCGGTCTATCCCGGCGAGACGGGGCAGGCCGAGTGGCGGGAGATCAATGTCGGTGACCTTAGGATCAGGCAGGTAGATTACTCACCAGACTATGTCGCCGATCACTGGTGCGACCGCGGCCACGTTCTCTACGTGCTGAGCGGCGAACTCGTCGTGGAGCTGAAGGACGGCCGCTCGTTCACGCTTCTGCCGGGCACCAGCTTCCACGTGTCGGATTATGGCGACGCGCCCCACCGGGCCTGTTCCCGGCAGGGCGCGCAGGTGTTCATCGTCGATTGA